From Scleropages formosus chromosome 25, fSclFor1.1, whole genome shotgun sequence, a single genomic window includes:
- the nup88 gene encoding nucleoporin 88 isoform X2, with protein sequence MAAFSAESWRNELPGHDIFKKLRENLRLESETAGRGCAKNLIFCLDGDLFVWDNADSVFYTTNLRQLNSERADSAAFQTLLCTNPPRFEVCEVLLSPTRYHVALVGRRGATVLELPQRWGKKSEFEGGRSKINCKTIPVAERFFTSSASVILRHAAWYPSETEEPHLVLLTSDNTLRFYSLKEPQSTARLLNVSQSDEDGAITTRGRSYAASLGEIAVAFDFGPVAVAPRQFVPQQEKEILVYPLYILYENGETYLSYTSMAHSNLGKPLGPLPMYPAAEDNYGYDACAVACLPCVPNILVIATESGMLYHCVVLEAEAEEEAGSVERWTRGSEAIPSLYVFECVELELTLKLASGGEEEEEPVESDFTCPIKLQRDPLCQYRYHCTHEAGVHSVGLTWFNKLQKFLLSDEEDKDSLQELAAEQHCIVEHILCTKPLSSSTSAPVQGFWIVSDLSLGATMICISNTYECLLLPLLSSIRPPSPPLLCSHPGMLPGSSPLRGLADDSFEQHIRNILARSSTNPLMLRAGDKDVSSPPPECLQLLSRATQVFREEYILKQDMAREEMQRRVKLLYGQKQKQLEDLSLCREERKSLREAAERLADKYEDAKYRQEAIMSRVKQALSCLRRQLPVLSDSEKDMRKELQTISDQLRHLGNGIKQVKMKMEYQQKQMEKGAVPAKASIVLSAHQKKCVQGVLKEQGEHIADMMKQIKDIKNQFNF encoded by the exons ATGGCGGCGTTTTCCGCGGAATCGTGGAGGAATGAGTTACCGGGACACGACATCTTCAAGAAACTGCGTGAGAATCTCCGTTTGGAATCCGAAACGGCCGGCAGGGGTTGCGCGAAGAACCTCATATTCTGTTTGGATGGAGACTTGTTCGTGTGGGACAACGCGGACAGCGTTTTCTACACGACGAACCTGAGGCAGCTGAACTCGGAGCGCGCGGACAGCGCCGCGTTCCAG ACGCTGCTGTGCACTAATCCGCCACGGTTTGAGGTGTGTGAGGTGCTGCTGAGCCCCACACGGTACCATGTGGCTCTCGTTGGCCGTCGCGGGGCCACGGTCCTGGAACTGCCACAGCGTTGGGGCAAGAAGTCTGAGTTTGAGGGGGGACGCAGCAAGATCAACTGCAA AACGATCCCTGTGGCAGAGCGCTTCTTCACTAGCTCTGCATCTGTTATTCTCCGGCATGCCGCCTGGTACCCGAGCGAGACGGAGGAGCCCCACCTGGTGCTACTGACGTCAGACAACACACTCAG GTTCTACAGCCTGAAAGAGCCACAGAGCACAGCACGACTCCTGAACGTGTCCCAGTCCGATGAAGATGGTGCCATTACTACGAGAGG GAGGTCCTATGCCGCCTCACTCGGAGAGATCGCAGTTGCCTTCGACTTTGGCCCGGTGGCCGTTGCTCCCAGGCAGTTTGTGCCTCAGCAAGAGAAGGAGATACTGGTGTATCCACTGTACATCTTGTATGAAAACGGCGAAACCTATCTGAGCTACACTAGCATGGCACACAG CAACCTGGGGAAGCCCCTCGGACCTCTGCCCATGTATCCTGCAGCCGAAGACAACTATGGCTACGACGCATGTGCAGTGGCCTGCCTTCCGTGTGTGCCTAACATCCTGGTTATTGCCACGGAGTCGGGAATGCTGTACCATTGCGTGGTGCTGGAGGCAGAGGCGGAGGAAGAGGCAGGG TCTGTGGAAAGGTGGACTCGCGGATCCGAAGCCATCCCCTCGCTgtatgtgtttgagtgtgtggaGCTGGAACTGACTCTAAAACTGGCCTccgggggggaggaggaggaggagcctgtGGAGTCTGACTTCACCTGCCCAATCAAACTGCAGCGAG ACCCCCTGTGCCAGTACAGGTACCACTGCACCCATGAGGCGGGCGTGCACAGTGTGGGCCTCACCTGGTTCAACAAGCTTCAGAAattcctcctctctg ATGAGGAAGACAAGGACAGTTTGCAGGAGCTCGCAGCCGAACAGCACTGCATTGTGGAGCATATCCTTTGTACCAAACCTCTCAGCAGCAG CACATCAGCCCCTGTTCAGGGGTTTTGGATTGTGTCTGATCTGTCACTTGGAGCCACCATGATCTGCATCTCCAACACCTATGAGTGCCTCCTGCTGCCTTTGCT GAGCTCGATCCGTCCACCTTCCCCTCCTCTGCTGTGTTCCCATCCGGGGATGCTCCCCGGGAGCTCCCCTCTGCGTGGCTTGGCAGACGACTCGTTCGAGCAGCACATCCGCAATATCTTGGCACGCAGCTCGACAAATCCTCTTATGTTGAG GGCTGGGGACAAGGACgtctcctcccccccaccagAATGCCTTCAGCTCCTGAGCAGGGCCACCCAGGTGTTTCGGGAAGAATACATCCTCAAACAGGATATGGCCCGGGAGGAGATGCAGAGGAG AGTGAAACTGCTTTACGGGCAGAAGCAGAAGCAACTGGAGGATCTTTCACTCTGCAGGGAGGAGAG GAAAAGCCTGCGGGAGGCCGCAGAACGCCTGGCAGATAAATATGAGGATGCCAAATACCGCCAGGAAGCCATCATGAGCAG GGTGAAGCAGGCCCTGAGTTGTCTGCGCAGGCAGCTGCCCGTGCTGTCAGACAGCGAGAAGGACATGAGGAAGGAGCTGCAGACAATCAGTGACCAGCTGAGACACCTGGGCAATGGGATCAAGCAG
- the nup88 gene encoding nucleoporin 88 isoform X1 translates to MAAFSAESWRNELPGHDIFKKLRENLRLESETAGRGCAKNLIFCLDGDLFVWDNADSVFYTTNLRQLNSERADSAAFQTLLCTNPPRFEVCEVLLSPTRYHVALVGRRGATVLELPQRWGKKSEFEGGRSKINCKTIPVAERFFTSSASVILRHAAWYPSETEEPHLVLLTSDNTLRFYSLKEPQSTARLLNVSQSDEDGAITTRGRSYAASLGEIAVAFDFGPVAVAPRQFVPQQEKEILVYPLYILYENGETYLSYTSMAHSSNLGKPLGPLPMYPAAEDNYGYDACAVACLPCVPNILVIATESGMLYHCVVLEAEAEEEAGSVERWTRGSEAIPSLYVFECVELELTLKLASGGEEEEEPVESDFTCPIKLQRDPLCQYRYHCTHEAGVHSVGLTWFNKLQKFLLSDEEDKDSLQELAAEQHCIVEHILCTKPLSSSTSAPVQGFWIVSDLSLGATMICISNTYECLLLPLLSSIRPPSPPLLCSHPGMLPGSSPLRGLADDSFEQHIRNILARSSTNPLMLRAGDKDVSSPPPECLQLLSRATQVFREEYILKQDMAREEMQRRVKLLYGQKQKQLEDLSLCREERKSLREAAERLADKYEDAKYRQEAIMSRVKQALSCLRRQLPVLSDSEKDMRKELQTISDQLRHLGNGIKQVKMKMEYQQKQMEKGAVPAKASIVLSAHQKKCVQGVLKEQGEHIADMMKQIKDIKNQFNF, encoded by the exons ATGGCGGCGTTTTCCGCGGAATCGTGGAGGAATGAGTTACCGGGACACGACATCTTCAAGAAACTGCGTGAGAATCTCCGTTTGGAATCCGAAACGGCCGGCAGGGGTTGCGCGAAGAACCTCATATTCTGTTTGGATGGAGACTTGTTCGTGTGGGACAACGCGGACAGCGTTTTCTACACGACGAACCTGAGGCAGCTGAACTCGGAGCGCGCGGACAGCGCCGCGTTCCAG ACGCTGCTGTGCACTAATCCGCCACGGTTTGAGGTGTGTGAGGTGCTGCTGAGCCCCACACGGTACCATGTGGCTCTCGTTGGCCGTCGCGGGGCCACGGTCCTGGAACTGCCACAGCGTTGGGGCAAGAAGTCTGAGTTTGAGGGGGGACGCAGCAAGATCAACTGCAA AACGATCCCTGTGGCAGAGCGCTTCTTCACTAGCTCTGCATCTGTTATTCTCCGGCATGCCGCCTGGTACCCGAGCGAGACGGAGGAGCCCCACCTGGTGCTACTGACGTCAGACAACACACTCAG GTTCTACAGCCTGAAAGAGCCACAGAGCACAGCACGACTCCTGAACGTGTCCCAGTCCGATGAAGATGGTGCCATTACTACGAGAGG GAGGTCCTATGCCGCCTCACTCGGAGAGATCGCAGTTGCCTTCGACTTTGGCCCGGTGGCCGTTGCTCCCAGGCAGTTTGTGCCTCAGCAAGAGAAGGAGATACTGGTGTATCCACTGTACATCTTGTATGAAAACGGCGAAACCTATCTGAGCTACACTAGCATGGCACACAG CAGCAACCTGGGGAAGCCCCTCGGACCTCTGCCCATGTATCCTGCAGCCGAAGACAACTATGGCTACGACGCATGTGCAGTGGCCTGCCTTCCGTGTGTGCCTAACATCCTGGTTATTGCCACGGAGTCGGGAATGCTGTACCATTGCGTGGTGCTGGAGGCAGAGGCGGAGGAAGAGGCAGGG TCTGTGGAAAGGTGGACTCGCGGATCCGAAGCCATCCCCTCGCTgtatgtgtttgagtgtgtggaGCTGGAACTGACTCTAAAACTGGCCTccgggggggaggaggaggaggagcctgtGGAGTCTGACTTCACCTGCCCAATCAAACTGCAGCGAG ACCCCCTGTGCCAGTACAGGTACCACTGCACCCATGAGGCGGGCGTGCACAGTGTGGGCCTCACCTGGTTCAACAAGCTTCAGAAattcctcctctctg ATGAGGAAGACAAGGACAGTTTGCAGGAGCTCGCAGCCGAACAGCACTGCATTGTGGAGCATATCCTTTGTACCAAACCTCTCAGCAGCAG CACATCAGCCCCTGTTCAGGGGTTTTGGATTGTGTCTGATCTGTCACTTGGAGCCACCATGATCTGCATCTCCAACACCTATGAGTGCCTCCTGCTGCCTTTGCT GAGCTCGATCCGTCCACCTTCCCCTCCTCTGCTGTGTTCCCATCCGGGGATGCTCCCCGGGAGCTCCCCTCTGCGTGGCTTGGCAGACGACTCGTTCGAGCAGCACATCCGCAATATCTTGGCACGCAGCTCGACAAATCCTCTTATGTTGAG GGCTGGGGACAAGGACgtctcctcccccccaccagAATGCCTTCAGCTCCTGAGCAGGGCCACCCAGGTGTTTCGGGAAGAATACATCCTCAAACAGGATATGGCCCGGGAGGAGATGCAGAGGAG AGTGAAACTGCTTTACGGGCAGAAGCAGAAGCAACTGGAGGATCTTTCACTCTGCAGGGAGGAGAG GAAAAGCCTGCGGGAGGCCGCAGAACGCCTGGCAGATAAATATGAGGATGCCAAATACCGCCAGGAAGCCATCATGAGCAG GGTGAAGCAGGCCCTGAGTTGTCTGCGCAGGCAGCTGCCCGTGCTGTCAGACAGCGAGAAGGACATGAGGAAGGAGCTGCAGACAATCAGTGACCAGCTGAGACACCTGGGCAATGGGATCAAGCAG